A region of Streptomyces paludis DNA encodes the following proteins:
- a CDS encoding glycoside hydrolase family protein, with amino-acid sequence MPQWKEDGLDAFTLGVQGGSPQGYSVEQPWDNAAFTPEGALTAAYRERLEKIIEEADRLGLVVILDIFYHGQDHRLRDEPAIRRAITEVCVWVLRSGWRHVLIEIANEVNWHHHYTHSLIKAERVHELIAHAKSITHEGRRLLVSTSFLAHPPLITERVLAEADFVLLHGNGTPAPDRLREMVEEVKATPGYTPKPIMFNEDDHFDFDRPHHHMKAALAASASWGYFDPGSVTTDPPSADDR; translated from the coding sequence ATGCCGCAGTGGAAGGAGGACGGCCTCGACGCCTTCACCCTCGGAGTGCAGGGCGGCAGCCCTCAGGGCTACAGCGTCGAACAGCCCTGGGACAACGCCGCGTTCACCCCGGAGGGAGCGCTGACGGCGGCCTACCGCGAACGCCTGGAGAAGATCATCGAGGAGGCCGACCGGCTCGGTCTCGTCGTCATCCTGGACATCTTCTACCACGGCCAGGATCACCGGCTGCGTGACGAACCGGCCATCAGGCGGGCCATCACCGAGGTCTGCGTCTGGGTGCTCCGCTCCGGCTGGCGGCATGTACTGATCGAGATCGCCAACGAGGTGAACTGGCACCACCACTACACACACAGCCTGATCAAGGCCGAACGTGTCCATGAACTGATCGCACATGCCAAATCGATCACCCATGAAGGCCGCAGGCTGCTCGTCAGCACCAGCTTTCTCGCCCACCCGCCCCTCATCACCGAACGTGTCCTCGCCGAGGCCGACTTCGTCCTGCTGCACGGAAACGGGACCCCCGCCCCGGACCGGCTGCGCGAGATGGTGGAGGAGGTGAAGGCGACACCGGGCTACACCCCGAAGCCCATCATGTTCAACGAGGACGACCACTTCGACTTCGACCGGCCGCACCACCACATGAAGGCCGCCCTCGCCGCCAGCGCCTCCTGGGGCTACTTCGACCCGGGCTCGGTCACCACCGACCCCCCCTCGGCCGACGATCGGTGA
- a CDS encoding GntR family transcriptional regulator, with the protein MRVRKLSAEEIGDVFEVRTALEILAASTLAGSARRAEFADALERQVEGLRKTDLTFGERIDTDLGFHALMCELTGNGTLSRSWLQLNSQIRMMIIAAGPERAIGRMRYEAHLPIIEAIRTGDVEAVRETLTAHMGDFTRRYVGDTLGGEPEVSKASEASDTP; encoded by the coding sequence ATGCGGGTCCGGAAGCTCAGCGCGGAGGAGATCGGTGATGTCTTCGAGGTGCGGACGGCCCTGGAGATCCTGGCGGCGTCCACACTCGCGGGCAGCGCCCGGCGCGCGGAGTTCGCGGACGCGCTGGAGCGGCAGGTCGAGGGGCTGCGGAAGACCGATCTGACGTTCGGCGAGCGGATCGACACCGACCTGGGCTTCCATGCCCTGATGTGCGAGCTGACCGGCAACGGCACACTCAGCCGTTCCTGGCTTCAGCTGAACAGCCAGATCCGCATGATGATCATCGCGGCCGGACCGGAGCGGGCGATCGGCAGGATGCGCTACGAGGCGCACCTGCCGATCATCGAGGCCATCCGCACCGGTGATGTCGAGGCGGTACGGGAGACACTCACCGCGCACATGGGGGACTTCACCCGCCGCTATGTCGGCGACACGCTCGGCGGGGAGCCGGAGGTGTCGAAGGCTTCCGAGGCGTCGGACACCCCGTAG
- a CDS encoding IclR family transcriptional regulator domain-containing protein: MTAKATKTSTASSLRTGLRIINTVLERELSGRTGFTVGRLARELDLEASKASRTVQELCDKGFLERREDTTLRVAHAYFALARSLDPTLLRRGRAVLRALAVRHSAAAHLSVRDGVLVRLLRAESATGLAGQSITRSGLITPCWSTGTGRALLLDHTRTEITELLDGYELIGVGGPTAARSADDLVRANDHDRPGAVVVAHGEFEHGVSEYATPVRDRHGHIHAAISVLGRQRDLTPGEAAIRADLTTAAASLTRWTDAQHPT; encoded by the coding sequence GTGACAGCAAAGGCGACCAAGACCTCCACGGCCTCGTCACTGCGCACCGGTCTGCGGATCATCAACACCGTGCTGGAACGCGAACTCTCCGGACGGACCGGCTTCACCGTCGGCCGCCTCGCCAGAGAGCTGGACCTCGAAGCCAGCAAGGCGTCCCGGACCGTCCAGGAACTGTGCGACAAGGGCTTCCTCGAACGCCGCGAGGACACCACACTCCGTGTCGCCCACGCGTACTTCGCACTCGCCCGCTCCCTCGACCCCACGCTCCTCCGGCGCGGCCGGGCCGTGCTGCGCGCGCTCGCCGTCCGGCACAGCGCCGCCGCGCATCTCTCGGTCCGCGACGGCGTTCTCGTACGGCTGCTGCGCGCCGAATCCGCCACCGGGCTCGCCGGACAGTCGATCACCCGGAGCGGTCTGATCACCCCGTGCTGGTCCACCGGCACCGGCCGCGCCCTGCTGCTCGACCACACCCGGACGGAAATCACCGAACTGCTCGACGGGTACGAACTGATCGGCGTCGGCGGCCCGACCGCCGCGCGCTCCGCCGACGACCTGGTCAGGGCCAACGACCACGACCGCCCCGGTGCGGTCGTCGTCGCCCACGGAGAGTTCGAACACGGCGTCAGCGAGTACGCCACCCCCGTACGCGACCGCCACGGACACATCCACGCGGCCATCTCCGTACTCGGCCGGCAACGCGACCTGACCCCCGGCGAAGCGGCGATCCGCGCCGACCTCACCACAGCGGCCGCGTCACTGACCCGGTGGACCGACGCCCAACACCCCACGTAA
- a CDS encoding homoserine dehydrogenase, which yields MIRYDLALIGFGGVNRALAELIAERGDGLAAELGFALRVVAITDLRAGSLVRTEGAGIDLAPLLATAPGELDFSGLDGGSPEPRNEWVIRDVPADIVAEATFTNPVDGEPALSHVRWALEAGKSVCTTNKGPVALAGRALKRLAAERGAAFEFEGAVLSGTPVLRTAERMFDGLRISGVEGIMNGTSNYILGRLEAGLGLADAVREAQLLGYAEADPTADIEGHDVRLKVMIMANEVLGADLRQEDVSCEGITAIGARDIEEAAAAGLRWKLVGSAVRRPDGTVAARVAPAALPADHPLAGISGATNAVAFHTDLLGTVTVSGPGAGRTETAYALLSDIIAIHRRHLTGAETAPVRRTREETVRG from the coding sequence ATGATCCGATACGACCTCGCCCTCATCGGCTTCGGCGGTGTCAACCGGGCCCTCGCCGAACTGATCGCCGAACGCGGCGACGGCCTCGCCGCCGAACTGGGCTTCGCCCTGCGGGTCGTGGCCATCACCGACCTGCGCGCCGGCTCCCTGGTCCGTACGGAGGGCGCCGGCATCGACCTCGCCCCGCTGCTCGCGACGGCCCCCGGCGAGCTGGACTTCTCCGGTCTGGACGGCGGCAGCCCCGAGCCCCGTAACGAGTGGGTCATCCGGGACGTACCGGCCGACATCGTCGCCGAGGCCACCTTCACCAACCCGGTCGACGGTGAGCCCGCGCTCTCGCACGTGCGGTGGGCGCTGGAGGCGGGCAAGAGCGTCTGCACCACCAACAAGGGCCCGGTCGCGCTGGCGGGCCGCGCGCTCAAGCGTCTCGCCGCCGAGCGCGGTGCCGCTTTCGAGTTCGAGGGCGCGGTGCTCAGCGGCACCCCGGTGCTGCGGACGGCGGAGCGCATGTTCGACGGACTCCGGATCTCGGGCGTCGAGGGCATCATGAACGGCACGTCCAACTACATTCTGGGCCGGCTCGAAGCCGGACTCGGTCTCGCGGACGCGGTCCGGGAGGCGCAGTTGCTCGGTTACGCCGAGGCCGATCCAACGGCCGACATCGAGGGCCACGACGTGCGGCTGAAGGTCATGATCATGGCCAACGAGGTGCTCGGCGCCGATCTGCGCCAGGAGGACGTCTCCTGCGAGGGCATCACGGCCATCGGCGCACGGGACATCGAGGAGGCGGCGGCCGCGGGGCTGCGCTGGAAGCTGGTGGGCTCGGCCGTCCGCCGCCCGGACGGCACCGTGGCGGCCCGGGTCGCCCCGGCGGCCCTGCCCGCCGACCATCCGCTCGCCGGGATCAGCGGCGCCACCAACGCCGTCGCCTTCCACACCGACCTGCTCGGCACGGTCACCGTGTCCGGCCCCGGGGCCGGCCGTACCGAGACGGCGTACGCGCTGCTCTCGGACATCATCGCCATCCACCGGCGGCACCTGACCGGCGCGGAGACCGCTCCCGTCCGCCGTACCCGTGAGGAGACCGTCCGTGGCTGA
- a CDS encoding aldehyde dehydrogenase family protein, with protein MADTALEVRPETPAVPAGRDSVSDHTAGHAPAGHDPAGREAAASNGVTVVRNPYTGETVGSVPVTDATAVDDVMRRARRGRLAARGLSRGARAAILDRAARLVEDRAESFARLIVSEAGKTITQARKETARAVNTLALSAAEARRNAGEIVPFDAYEGSEHRQGWFTREPLGVIVAITPYNDPLNLVAHKLGPALAGGNAVVLKPSALTPLSALRLVDTLIEAGLPEEVVTVVNGGADLGAALVAVRDVRMVSFTGGFATGEAIARTAGLKRLAMDLGGNAPVIVLADADLGLAVESCVSGAFWAAGQNCIGTQRVLVAREVYEEFRDAFVARTRTLRTGDPSDERTDVGPMITPEAARAARDRVDAALAAGATLLCGNELEGSLYSPTVLENVPADSAARREEAFAPVVMVQPVDSFEEAIEVANEIDYSLHAGVFTARIDRALAAARLLEAGGVMINDSSDYRFDAMPFGGFTYGSMGREGVRFAFEEMTQPKTVCVNGTDGP; from the coding sequence GTGGCTGACACCGCGCTCGAAGTCCGGCCCGAAACACCGGCCGTCCCGGCCGGCCGCGATTCCGTCAGCGACCACACCGCCGGTCATGCCCCTGCCGGTCATGACCCGGCGGGCCGGGAGGCGGCCGCGTCGAACGGCGTGACGGTCGTCCGTAACCCCTACACCGGCGAGACCGTCGGATCGGTGCCCGTCACCGATGCCACCGCCGTCGACGATGTGATGCGACGCGCCCGCCGGGGCCGGCTCGCCGCCCGGGGGCTCTCCCGGGGCGCGCGGGCGGCGATCCTGGACCGGGCCGCCCGGCTGGTCGAGGACCGCGCCGAATCCTTCGCCCGGCTGATCGTCAGCGAGGCCGGCAAGACCATCACCCAGGCCCGCAAGGAGACCGCCCGCGCCGTCAACACCCTCGCGCTGTCCGCGGCCGAGGCCCGGCGCAACGCGGGGGAGATCGTGCCCTTCGACGCGTACGAGGGCTCCGAGCACCGGCAGGGCTGGTTCACCCGGGAGCCGCTCGGCGTCATCGTCGCCATCACCCCGTACAACGACCCGCTCAACCTCGTCGCGCACAAGCTCGGCCCGGCACTCGCCGGGGGCAACGCGGTGGTGCTCAAACCCTCCGCGCTCACCCCGCTCTCCGCGCTGCGGCTGGTGGACACACTGATCGAGGCGGGCCTGCCCGAGGAGGTGGTGACCGTCGTCAACGGCGGCGCCGATCTCGGCGCGGCGCTCGTCGCCGTCCGCGATGTGCGCATGGTCTCGTTCACCGGCGGGTTCGCCACCGGCGAGGCCATCGCCAGGACCGCCGGGCTGAAGAGGCTCGCCATGGACCTCGGCGGCAACGCCCCGGTCATCGTCCTGGCGGACGCGGACCTCGGCCTCGCCGTCGAGTCGTGTGTCTCCGGCGCCTTCTGGGCGGCCGGCCAGAACTGCATCGGCACCCAGCGCGTGCTGGTCGCGCGCGAGGTGTACGAGGAGTTCCGCGACGCCTTCGTCGCCCGCACGCGGACGCTGCGCACCGGGGACCCGTCCGACGAGCGCACCGATGTCGGCCCCATGATCACGCCCGAAGCGGCGCGCGCGGCCAGGGACCGGGTCGACGCCGCGCTCGCCGCCGGCGCGACCCTGCTGTGCGGCAACGAGCTGGAGGGCTCCCTCTACAGCCCGACCGTGCTGGAGAACGTCCCGGCGGACAGTGCGGCGCGCCGCGAGGAGGCGTTCGCACCGGTCGTCATGGTCCAGCCGGTCGACTCCTTCGAGGAGGCGATCGAGGTGGCCAACGAGATCGACTACAGCCTCCACGCGGGTGTCTTCACCGCCCGTATCGACCGCGCCCTGGCCGCCGCCCGGCTGCTGGAGGCCGGTGGTGTGATGATCAATGACTCCTCCGACTACCGCTTCGACGCCATGCCGTTCGGCGGTTTCACGTACGGCAGCATGGGGCGTGAGGGGGTGCGCTTCGCCTTCGAGGAGATGACGCAGCCGAAGACGGTGTGCGTCAACGGAACGGACGGACCGTGA
- a CDS encoding aspartate ammonia-lyase yields the protein MSVPHAPGASGGVPSVPRAFRTESDALGELAVPADAYWGVHTARALENFQVSGVPVAAHPPLVHALAAVKHAAALANREIGALEPHKADAIASACRAIAAGRHHGEFRVDVIQGGAGTSTNMNANEVIANLALEELGHERGRYDMLSPLDDVNRCQSTNDTYPTALRIAVSTSLDGLLAELALLSAAFTAKGTEFAEVVKVGRTQLQDAVPMTLGQEFAAFGTTVAEDTDRLRETLPLLAEVNLGATAIGTGVTAAPGYAEAAVRHLRALTGLDLRPAADLVEATSDTGVFLHVSGVLKRAAVKLSKICNDLRLLSSGPQHGFAEICLPPRQAGSSVMPGKVNPVIPELVNQIAYAAAGADVAITMAVENGQLQLNAFEPLIGHLLLTTVEWLTRGCHALRTRCVDGITANTEHLARRAAGSVGAVTALTPYIGYAAAAAIAKRALATGEPVADLVAAAGLLDRDRAIALMWPSAAGG from the coding sequence GTGAGCGTCCCGCACGCCCCCGGGGCCTCTGGTGGAGTCCCTTCCGTCCCTCGTGCCTTCCGTACGGAGTCGGACGCGCTCGGCGAACTCGCGGTCCCGGCCGACGCGTACTGGGGTGTGCACACCGCGCGTGCCCTGGAGAACTTCCAGGTCAGCGGGGTACCGGTGGCCGCCCACCCGCCGCTCGTCCACGCGCTGGCCGCGGTCAAGCACGCGGCGGCCCTGGCCAACCGGGAGATCGGTGCGCTGGAGCCGCACAAGGCCGACGCGATCGCGTCGGCCTGCCGCGCGATCGCGGCCGGCCGCCACCACGGCGAGTTCCGCGTCGATGTGATCCAGGGCGGCGCGGGCACCAGCACCAACATGAACGCCAACGAGGTCATCGCCAACCTCGCACTGGAGGAACTGGGCCATGAACGGGGGCGGTACGACATGCTGTCGCCGCTCGACGACGTCAACCGCTGCCAGTCCACCAATGACACCTACCCGACCGCGCTGCGGATCGCGGTGTCCACCTCACTGGACGGACTGCTGGCCGAACTCGCCCTGCTGTCCGCCGCGTTCACCGCGAAGGGCACCGAGTTCGCCGAGGTGGTCAAGGTCGGCCGTACCCAGCTCCAGGACGCCGTCCCGATGACCCTCGGCCAGGAGTTCGCGGCCTTCGGGACCACCGTGGCCGAGGACACCGACCGCCTCCGCGAGACACTGCCCCTGCTCGCCGAGGTCAATCTGGGCGCCACGGCCATCGGCACCGGTGTGACCGCCGCACCCGGTTACGCGGAGGCGGCCGTACGGCATCTGCGCGCGCTGACCGGCCTGGATCTGCGCCCGGCCGCCGACCTCGTGGAGGCGACCTCCGACACCGGGGTCTTCCTGCATGTCTCGGGGGTGCTCAAGCGCGCGGCGGTCAAGCTGTCGAAGATCTGCAACGATCTGCGGCTGCTGTCCAGCGGCCCGCAGCACGGCTTCGCGGAGATCTGCCTCCCGCCCCGGCAGGCCGGCTCGTCCGTCATGCCCGGCAAGGTCAACCCGGTCATCCCCGAGCTGGTCAACCAGATCGCGTACGCGGCGGCCGGCGCCGATGTCGCCATCACCATGGCCGTCGAGAACGGCCAGCTCCAGCTCAACGCCTTCGAACCGCTCATCGGCCATCTGCTGCTGACGACCGTCGAATGGCTCACCCGCGGCTGTCACGCCCTGCGCACTCGGTGTGTCGACGGCATCACCGCGAACACGGAACACCTCGCCCGCCGGGCCGCCGGCTCCGTCGGCGCCGTGACGGCCCTGACACCGTACATCGGGTACGCGGCCGCCGCGGCGATCGCCAAGCGGGCGCTCGCCACCGGGGAGCCGGTGGCGGACCTGGTCGCCGCGGCCGGGCTGCTCGACCGGGACCGGGCGATCGCGCTCATGTGGCCGTCCGCCGCGGGCGGTTGA
- a CDS encoding Lrp/AsnC family transcriptional regulator, with translation MDTIDEKIISELVRNARISHAELGHRVSLSRNAVRQRVERLERQGHIAGYTLARPTGTAGEDLVCAHVLVYRQDRMRGGEVLAAIKRIPEVVSCDVLSGEFDLLVSLEAHSLERVRGIWEDMAQMPGVRDTVTALTLSRIVNRPRRTAT, from the coding sequence ATGGACACCATCGACGAAAAGATCATCTCCGAACTCGTCCGCAACGCCCGGATCTCGCACGCCGAGCTGGGCCACCGGGTGTCCCTCTCGCGCAACGCCGTACGGCAGCGGGTCGAACGCCTGGAGCGGCAGGGCCATATCGCCGGATACACTCTCGCGCGCCCCACCGGCACCGCCGGCGAGGACCTCGTCTGCGCGCATGTGCTGGTCTACCGGCAGGACCGGATGCGCGGCGGTGAGGTCCTCGCCGCGATCAAACGGATCCCCGAGGTCGTCTCGTGCGATGTGCTGAGCGGCGAGTTCGATCTGCTGGTGAGCCTGGAGGCACACTCGCTGGAACGCGTACGGGGCATCTGGGAGGACATGGCCCAGATGCCCGGCGTACGCGACACGGTGACCGCGCTGACGCTGTCCCGGATCGTCAACCGCCCGCGGCGGACGGCCACATGA
- a CDS encoding cyclase family protein, translating to MDTTDTTDSTTGTTGTTADTGTTTGAEPPLWSAYRELTARTVFTDLTHAFHPGQPHFPAFPDEQRETPFDMARGDGFTVHRYTLVGQWGTHVDPPVHFVADGRALDRIPVEEMILPLVVLDISARVAADPDSVPTMDDITAWEARNGRIPAGSFVALRTDWSRRWPDPAAMANKDGAGVSHAPGWSAEVLRHLFEEAGVTAVGHEQTDTDPGLATSAGDFGLERYVLERDRWQIELMTGLDRVPEAGALIVATWPKPRGGSGFPARVFALHPAP from the coding sequence ATGGACACCACCGACACCACCGACTCCACCACCGGCACCACCGGCACCACTGCCGACACGGGTACCACCACCGGCGCCGAGCCTCCGCTGTGGAGCGCGTACCGCGAGCTGACCGCGCGGACGGTCTTCACCGACCTGACCCACGCGTTCCACCCGGGGCAGCCGCACTTCCCCGCCTTCCCCGACGAGCAGCGCGAGACACCGTTCGACATGGCGCGCGGCGACGGCTTCACCGTCCACCGCTACACCCTGGTCGGCCAGTGGGGCACCCATGTCGATCCCCCGGTGCACTTCGTGGCCGACGGGCGCGCCCTGGACCGGATCCCCGTCGAGGAGATGATCCTGCCGCTGGTGGTGCTCGACATCAGCGCCCGTGTCGCCGCCGACCCCGACTCCGTACCCACGATGGACGACATCACCGCCTGGGAGGCCCGTAACGGCCGTATCCCGGCAGGGTCGTTCGTCGCCCTGCGCACCGACTGGAGCCGGCGCTGGCCGGACCCGGCCGCCATGGCCAACAAGGACGGGGCGGGGGTCAGCCACGCCCCCGGCTGGTCGGCCGAGGTCCTGCGCCATCTCTTCGAGGAGGCCGGAGTCACGGCCGTCGGCCACGAGCAGACCGACACGGACCCCGGACTCGCCACCTCCGCCGGGGACTTCGGGCTGGAGCGCTATGTCCTGGAGCGGGACCGCTGGCAGATCGAGCTGATGACCGGGCTCGACCGGGTGCCCGAGGCCGGCGCGCTGATCGTGGCCACCTGGCCCAAGCCGCGGGGCGGATCCGGCTTCCCCGCCCGGGTGTTCGCCCTGCACCCCGCACCATGA
- a CDS encoding HAD hydrolase-like protein: MTPVRITPPTCVLLDLDGTLVDSAPGITASAAAALRGVGAAVPAPAVLRGFVGPPMYESFRRTLGLDEETALRALTAYRERYAAAGALDSALYDGVPEMLDALSAAGLPLAVATSKVEDQAVRITRHYGLDTRLVTVCGISDAAGRTTKRQVIRECVARLRAHGADVGAPLMVGDRSYDMESAAAEGVPAVHVRWGYGDASESAGAVASVSGPAELIHLLTRGAYAPCGTE, from the coding sequence ATGACACCTGTCCGTATCACCCCGCCCACCTGCGTCCTGCTCGATCTCGACGGCACCCTGGTCGACTCCGCGCCCGGCATCACCGCCAGCGCCGCCGCCGCACTGCGCGGGGTCGGCGCGGCGGTCCCCGCCCCGGCGGTACTGCGCGGCTTCGTCGGCCCGCCGATGTACGAGTCCTTCCGGCGGACCCTCGGGCTGGACGAGGAGACCGCGCTGCGCGCCCTGACCGCGTACCGGGAGCGGTACGCGGCGGCCGGTGCCCTCGACAGCGCGCTGTACGACGGCGTCCCGGAGATGCTCGACGCGCTGTCCGCCGCCGGACTGCCCCTGGCCGTCGCGACCTCCAAGGTCGAGGACCAGGCGGTCCGGATCACCCGCCACTACGGCCTGGACACCCGGCTCGTGACGGTGTGCGGCATCTCCGACGCGGCCGGGCGGACGACCAAGCGGCAGGTCATCCGGGAGTGTGTGGCGCGGCTGCGGGCACACGGCGCCGATGTCGGCGCGCCGCTGATGGTCGGGGACCGGTCGTACGACATGGAGAGCGCCGCCGCCGAGGGCGTTCCCGCCGTCCATGTGCGGTGGGGGTACGGCGACGCGTCGGAGTCGGCGGGCGCGGTCGCGTCCGTGTCCGGGCCCGCCGAGCTGATACATCTGCTGACCCGCGGGGCGTACGCGCCGTGCGGAACCGAATGA
- a CDS encoding amino acid permease: MTLSASPESSPSARTAAGTRTEHTHRTAPGEGSGDGPPQPGLRRSMNSRHLVMIAMGGVIGSGLFLSSGYTISQAGPLGAVLAYLVGAFVVYLVMACLGELAVAYPVSGAFHIYASRNIGPATGFATAWLYWLTWAVALGSEFTACGLLMQRWFPSVSVWVWCVVFAAVVFGVNAVSARFFGETEFWFSLVKVIAVVALIVLGGAALAGFHPMADGGHHPFLLENFDTPGGLFPHGFSGVMITVLAAFYAFSGSELIGVAAGETADPATAIPKALRVTVIRLLIFFVGAIGVIAATIPYDKVGLDESPFVTVFSSIGVPYAADVMNFVIITALLSAGNSGLYSCARMLFSLSEEGQAPKRLRKVTTRGIPLTALAVSMLGGAASLVSSVAAPQTVYLVLVSIAGFAAVGVWMSIAASQFFHRRRFLRDGGDLGSLAYRTPFYPVVPVLAFALCLISLIGIALDPGQVAALYFGVPFVAGCYLYYWLRYGRRPRVGATV, translated from the coding sequence ATGACCCTGTCAGCCAGCCCCGAAAGCTCCCCGTCGGCCAGAACCGCCGCCGGCACCCGTACGGAACACACTCACCGCACCGCACCCGGCGAGGGGTCCGGCGACGGGCCGCCGCAGCCGGGCCTGCGCCGCTCGATGAACTCCCGCCACCTCGTGATGATCGCCATGGGCGGTGTCATCGGCTCCGGACTCTTCCTCAGCTCCGGGTACACCATCTCCCAGGCCGGCCCGCTCGGCGCCGTACTGGCCTATCTGGTCGGCGCGTTCGTCGTCTACCTGGTCATGGCCTGCCTCGGCGAGCTGGCCGTGGCGTACCCCGTCTCGGGCGCCTTCCACATCTACGCGTCCCGGAACATCGGCCCCGCCACCGGCTTCGCCACGGCCTGGCTCTACTGGCTGACCTGGGCGGTGGCCCTCGGCTCGGAGTTCACCGCCTGCGGGCTGCTGATGCAGCGCTGGTTCCCGTCGGTGAGCGTATGGGTGTGGTGTGTGGTCTTCGCCGCGGTCGTCTTCGGTGTCAACGCCGTCTCGGCCCGGTTCTTCGGCGAGACCGAGTTCTGGTTCTCCCTCGTGAAGGTCATCGCCGTGGTCGCGCTCATCGTGCTGGGCGGCGCGGCCCTGGCCGGCTTCCACCCGATGGCGGACGGCGGCCACCACCCCTTCCTCCTGGAGAACTTCGACACCCCCGGCGGACTGTTCCCGCACGGCTTCTCCGGCGTCATGATCACGGTCCTGGCCGCGTTCTACGCCTTCTCCGGCTCCGAGCTGATCGGTGTGGCCGCCGGTGAGACCGCCGACCCGGCGACCGCGATCCCCAAGGCCCTGCGCGTCACGGTGATCCGGCTGCTCATCTTCTTCGTCGGCGCGATCGGCGTCATCGCCGCCACCATCCCGTACGACAAGGTCGGACTGGACGAGAGCCCGTTCGTCACCGTCTTCTCCTCCATCGGCGTCCCGTACGCCGCCGATGTCATGAACTTCGTGATCATCACGGCGCTGCTCTCGGCCGGCAACAGCGGCCTGTACTCCTGCGCCCGGATGCTGTTCTCGCTCTCCGAGGAGGGCCAGGCACCGAAACGGCTGCGGAAGGTCACCACACGTGGTATCCCGCTCACCGCCCTCGCCGTGAGCATGCTCGGCGGCGCGGCCTCCCTGGTCAGCAGTGTGGCGGCGCCGCAGACCGTCTATCTGGTGCTGGTCTCGATCGCCGGCTTCGCCGCGGTCGGGGTGTGGATGTCCATCGCGGCCTCGCAGTTCTTCCACCGCCGCCGCTTCCTGCGCGACGGCGGCGACCTGGGGTCCCTGGCCTACCGGACGCCGTTCTACCCGGTCGTGCCCGTACTCGCCTTCGCGCTGTGCCTGATCTCCCTGATCGGGATCGCGCTCGACCCGGGGCAGGTGGCGGCCCTGTACTTCGGCGTCCCGTTCGTGGCCGGCTGCTACCTCTACTACTGGCTGCGGTACGGCCGCCGCCCACGCGTCGGAGCGACCGTATGA
- a CDS encoding IclR family transcriptional regulator, with the protein MSEGITDSSVGRGLDVLSALARGAAAGGGGRSGSATALARELGRERSQVSRVLGAMAEEDFVRREEHRPRSFGPHSRLYADAQELTAHRLRTDGLTALEGMVAETGESCYLGVLVGDTTVTVAERLPAGSRQIGSWIGRPYPAYCSDCGQALLADADDDEVAAVFARTEFVPQGPNAPTGLADFLERLAATRRRGYSIVDEEAEPGLYSVAVPVRDFRDEVVAALQVVGPRVRLEPRTRACADTALRWGRRLEEALRGGPSPWDH; encoded by the coding sequence ATGTCCGAAGGAATCACGGATTCGAGCGTGGGCAGGGGCCTCGACGTACTGTCGGCACTCGCCCGCGGCGCGGCGGCGGGCGGCGGCGGGCGGTCCGGCTCGGCGACCGCGCTCGCCCGTGAACTGGGCCGGGAGCGCAGCCAGGTCTCCCGTGTCCTCGGCGCCATGGCCGAGGAGGACTTCGTCCGGCGCGAGGAACACCGCCCCCGCTCCTTCGGCCCGCACAGCCGGCTCTACGCGGACGCCCAGGAGCTGACCGCGCACCGGCTGCGGACCGACGGGCTGACCGCGCTCGAAGGCATGGTCGCCGAAACCGGCGAGAGCTGCTATCTCGGTGTGCTCGTCGGTGACACCACGGTCACCGTCGCCGAACGGCTGCCGGCCGGCAGCCGGCAGATCGGTTCATGGATCGGCCGCCCCTATCCCGCCTACTGCAGCGACTGCGGCCAGGCCCTGCTCGCCGACGCCGACGACGACGAGGTCGCCGCCGTCTTCGCCCGTACGGAATTCGTCCCCCAGGGCCCCAACGCCCCCACCGGCCTGGCCGACTTCCTGGAACGCCTCGCCGCGACCCGCCGGCGCGGCTACTCGATCGTGGACGAGGAGGCCGAACCCGGCCTCTACTCGGTGGCCGTCCCCGTCAGGGACTTCCGCGACGAGGTCGTGGCCGCGCTCCAGGTCGTCGGCCCCCGCGTACGGCTGGAACCCAGAACGCGAGCCTGCGCGGACACCGCGCTGCGCTGGGGCCGACGACTGGAGGAAGCCCTGCGGGGCGGCCCCTCCCCGTGGGACCACTGA